The following coding sequences lie in one Paenibacillus durus ATCC 35681 genomic window:
- a CDS encoding AbrB/MazE/SpoVT family DNA-binding domain-containing protein — MKATGIVRKVDELGRIVIPIELRRTMGIDIKDPLEIFVDGEKIILRKYEPTCIFSGSSENLINFKGKMVSRDILDELIESFNQAK; from the coding sequence ATGAAGGCAACAGGAATTGTAAGAAAAGTGGATGAGTTGGGACGTATCGTTATTCCGATTGAGCTGCGCCGCACAATGGGGATCGATATCAAGGACCCGCTTGAAATTTTTGTCGATGGTGAGAAGATCATTCTCAGAAAATATGAACCGACTTGCATTTTCTCCGGAAGCTCGGAGAACCTGATTAACTTCAAAGGCAAGATGGTCAGCCGGGACATTCTCGACGAGTTGATTGAGAGCTTTAATCAGGCAAAATGA
- a CDS encoding spore coat protein CotJB, whose amino-acid sequence MDTNPYDRRYYELLEQLQTLDFALVELNLYLDTHPTDLKSIQQFNQLTQERTRLAKQFQELYGPLQNFGRAYSKCPWEWNQSPWPWQV is encoded by the coding sequence ATGGATACGAATCCCTACGATCGCCGTTACTATGAGCTGCTGGAGCAGCTGCAGACGCTTGATTTTGCGCTGGTGGAGCTGAATCTGTATCTGGATACTCATCCGACCGATCTGAAGAGCATCCAGCAGTTTAACCAGCTTACCCAGGAGCGCACCCGGTTGGCAAAACAGTTCCAGGAGCTGTACGGTCCGCTGCAAAACTTTGGGCGCGCTTATTCGAAATGCCCTTGGGAATGGAATCAGAGCCCCTGGCCCTGGCAGGTCTAG
- a CDS encoding CapA family protein codes for MRKISAIIIVIMLVLNTKAGIGAAASASTKAAASDGVKLVFAGDILLDGYVGDQIAKYGVNYPFLKVAPVLKQADVAFANLETPVSTRGQASDKTFVFRSKPGTLAGLNYAGIDGVTVANNHILDYGQTAMLDTLSYLDSYGIGRTGAGRNIEEAFKPYTKTVNGKKIAVLGVSHVLSGPSWYAGKNKPGAASAYTAEPLLSMIKQAAKDSDFTVVYIHWNQEFKDYPLQESRKLARQMIDSGADLIIGSHSHCLMGIEYYKHKPIYYSLGNFVFNRSTRGGEKTLDSMLANFQIAGDKLSASITPVKITRGQPVFMDANYNKKIIQTLNKLSYNASVDLKGNVSEKNTSVK; via the coding sequence TTGCGAAAAATTTCAGCAATCATCATTGTGATAATGCTGGTCCTAAATACGAAGGCAGGGATTGGAGCGGCGGCATCCGCTTCCACTAAAGCAGCAGCTTCGGACGGCGTCAAGCTGGTGTTCGCCGGTGACATTCTGCTTGACGGTTATGTCGGCGATCAGATTGCAAAATACGGGGTAAACTACCCCTTCCTCAAAGTGGCGCCTGTGTTGAAGCAAGCGGATGTAGCCTTCGCCAATCTGGAAACGCCCGTTTCGACAAGAGGCCAGGCGTCGGATAAAACATTCGTGTTCCGGTCCAAGCCGGGTACGCTCGCTGGGTTAAATTATGCCGGAATTGACGGGGTGACCGTGGCGAATAACCATATCCTTGATTACGGGCAGACGGCGATGCTGGACACTTTGTCCTATCTGGACAGTTATGGGATAGGCCGCACGGGAGCGGGCCGGAATATAGAGGAAGCGTTCAAGCCTTACACCAAGACTGTGAACGGCAAGAAGATCGCCGTGCTGGGCGTAAGCCATGTGCTGTCCGGCCCTTCGTGGTATGCGGGCAAGAACAAACCGGGAGCGGCCTCAGCCTACACCGCGGAGCCGCTGCTGAGCATGATCAAGCAAGCGGCCAAAGACAGTGATTTTACAGTCGTATACATTCACTGGAATCAGGAATTCAAGGATTATCCGCTGCAAGAATCCCGTAAGCTTGCCAGACAGATGATCGACAGCGGAGCGGATCTCATTATCGGATCGCACAGCCACTGCTTGATGGGTATTGAGTACTACAAGCACAAGCCCATCTATTATTCGCTGGGAAACTTTGTATTCAACCGCTCCACGCGGGGCGGAGAGAAGACGCTGGATTCAATGCTGGCCAATTTTCAAATTGCCGGGGACAAGCTGTCTGCGAGTATAACGCCGGTCAAAATCACGCGCGGCCAGCCGGTATTTATGGATGCAAATTATAACAAGAAGATTATTCAGACGCTGAACAAGCTGTCATATAACGCTTCCGTTGATTTAAAGGGCAATGTGTCCGAGAAAAATACAAGCGTAAAGTGA
- a CDS encoding hemolysin family protein, translating into MHTEFEIGSLVLNLLLVLVLVFFNGVFVAAEFSLVKVRQSRLTQLQTEGNKLAGYALKVNRQLDAYLSATQLGITLASLGLGWVGEPAISELLVEPLMFKLGVTDHTFISTVSVVIGFCIITFLHIVLGELAPKSLAIQKTEGSALLLSAPLIFFYKLFFPVIWVLNASANWLLRLVGVEPVSEAEAAHSEEEIRILMNQSAKSGVIDKDEMKLMDNLFEFSDRLAREVMLPRTDMDCLYTNLSVDDNMRIVSETKHSRYPVAFEDKDRIIGFVHITDFLLASREQQGDLATLVRPILNVPESIEISHALRLMQKNHSQMTLVVDEYGGTAGLLTAEEIIEEIVGDLHDEFEDERPDVEYKEEGYISVDGRMLIEDVNDLIGIQIEDDEVDSIGGWLFKELEGNPAKGKRKVVDHVIFEVEESTRLRITRINIHREAAPLEEEPAEAQTENE; encoded by the coding sequence GTGCATACGGAATTTGAGATAGGAAGTTTAGTACTTAACCTTCTGCTAGTTCTGGTGCTCGTCTTTTTTAACGGTGTCTTTGTGGCAGCGGAATTCTCGCTCGTGAAGGTTCGCCAATCCCGGCTGACGCAGCTTCAAACCGAGGGCAACAAACTGGCGGGTTATGCGCTTAAAGTCAACCGTCAGCTTGACGCTTATCTGTCCGCTACCCAGCTTGGCATTACATTGGCCTCGCTTGGTCTTGGCTGGGTAGGGGAGCCGGCCATTTCGGAGCTGCTTGTGGAGCCGCTGATGTTCAAGCTGGGGGTCACGGACCATACCTTTATTTCGACCGTATCGGTTGTCATCGGCTTCTGCATCATCACCTTCTTACATATAGTGCTGGGCGAGCTTGCGCCCAAATCCCTCGCGATCCAGAAGACAGAGGGCTCCGCGCTGCTGCTTTCAGCTCCATTGATTTTCTTTTACAAGCTGTTCTTCCCGGTTATCTGGGTACTGAACGCGTCGGCGAACTGGCTGCTGCGGCTTGTCGGCGTAGAGCCGGTCAGCGAAGCGGAGGCCGCTCACTCCGAGGAGGAGATCCGCATTCTGATGAATCAGAGCGCGAAGAGCGGCGTGATCGATAAAGACGAAATGAAGCTGATGGACAATTTATTTGAGTTCTCCGACCGTCTGGCCCGCGAGGTGATGCTTCCCCGGACAGACATGGACTGCCTATACACGAACCTGTCCGTGGATGATAACATGCGGATCGTCTCGGAGACCAAGCATTCCCGCTATCCCGTGGCATTTGAGGACAAGGACCGGATTATCGGCTTTGTGCATATTACCGATTTTCTGCTTGCTTCCCGGGAGCAGCAGGGCGATCTGGCGACTCTGGTCCGTCCGATCCTGAATGTGCCGGAATCGATCGAAATCAGCCATGCGCTGAGGCTGATGCAGAAGAATCATTCCCAGATGACGCTTGTCGTGGACGAATACGGCGGTACCGCAGGTCTGCTTACTGCGGAGGAAATAATCGAAGAAATCGTCGGCGATCTGCATGACGAGTTCGAAGATGAGCGTCCCGACGTGGAATATAAGGAAGAAGGCTACATCTCGGTCGACGGCCGGATGCTGATAGAGGATGTTAATGACCTCATAGGCATCCAGATCGAGGATGACGAAGTCGATTCGATTGGCGGCTGGCTGTTCAAGGAACTCGAAGGAAACCCGGCCAAAGGAAAACGCAAAGTTGTTGATCATGTTATCTTCGAGGTCGAGGAATCCACCCGGCTCAGGATTACCCGGATCAATATTCACCGGGAGGCTGCGCCTCTTGAAGAAGAGCCGGCCGAAGCTCAGACTGAGAACGAATAA
- the yfkAB gene encoding radical SAM/CxCxxxxC motif protein YfkAB — translation MNRFQPPASITKELSPSYDPWDPISSLQRYGKHMLTSVEMTVTNLCNMRCEHCAVGDSLTTREGEMLPLENMLNRLEQVEHLETISITGGEPMFRADTVDNIIVPLLKYAKERGLRSQINSNLTMPYFRYEKLLPYLDVMHISFNYVNGDDFHEVGFAGSDHSVAKETAYRLYDTMLENAQRLSREGMFISAESMINYRTHGKLPEIHRLIGEMGCCRHEVHPMYASNFASSLPVLPLKETGAAIHSLLDRRNPEMWMLFGTLPFFACSILEEDHELLRRLKSEKNVTVRNDPDGRNRVNVNMFSGDVFVTDFADIPAFGNIAESRLDDIFAKWQNEHPLNQMVNCHCANAGCCGPNLLVKEMYYPDINFKSRKAINL, via the coding sequence ATGAATAGGTTTCAACCGCCAGCCTCAATTACCAAGGAATTATCGCCCAGTTACGATCCCTGGGATCCGATCTCCTCTCTGCAAAGGTACGGTAAGCATATGCTCACCAGTGTGGAAATGACGGTGACGAATCTGTGCAATATGCGCTGCGAGCACTGTGCGGTCGGCGACAGTCTGACGACACGGGAAGGCGAGATGCTGCCGCTTGAGAACATGCTGAACCGCCTGGAGCAAGTGGAGCATTTGGAGACGATCAGCATTACCGGCGGAGAACCGATGTTCCGCGCGGATACGGTGGACAATATCATCGTGCCGCTGCTCAAATATGCGAAGGAGCGGGGGCTGCGTTCACAGATTAATTCGAATCTGACGATGCCGTATTTCCGGTATGAGAAGCTGCTTCCTTATCTTGACGTTATGCATATCTCGTTCAACTATGTGAACGGCGACGATTTTCATGAGGTAGGTTTCGCGGGGAGCGACCATTCCGTGGCAAAAGAGACCGCTTATCGCCTATATGACACAATGCTGGAGAATGCGCAGCGGCTTAGCCGGGAGGGCATGTTCATTTCGGCGGAATCCATGATCAACTACCGGACACACGGCAAGCTGCCGGAAATTCACCGGCTGATCGGAGAAATGGGCTGCTGCAGGCATGAAGTTCATCCGATGTACGCCTCCAATTTCGCGTCTTCGCTTCCGGTTCTGCCGCTGAAGGAGACTGGCGCCGCCATCCATTCCCTGCTTGACCGCCGGAATCCTGAGATGTGGATGCTGTTTGGGACACTGCCTTTTTTTGCATGCAGCATCTTGGAGGAGGACCACGAGCTGCTGCGTCGGCTGAAGTCCGAGAAGAACGTAACGGTACGAAATGATCCGGACGGCCGCAATCGAGTCAATGTCAACATGTTTTCCGGTGACGTGTTCGTTACGGATTTTGCCGACATACCCGCATTCGGGAATATCGCCGAGAGTAGACTGGATGATATTTTTGCAAAATGGCAAAATGAGCATCCGCTTAATCAAATGGTTAACTGCCACTGCGCCAATGCCGGCTGCTGCGGCCCCAATCTGTTGGTGAAAGAAATGTACTACCCGGATATTAATTTTAAATCGAGGAAAGCGATCAATTTGTAG
- a CDS encoding YheC/YheD family protein, which produces MGLTFCNVHFTKQPQRVVYISGSLMKSLKLSGKKNIRLRLGKDAIPAVIKPIKRAGKHLFLASGVQDAIKVPKSGSVYLRNLQNDEVQLGPLVGVLSDGPAAPGQPFGSRTGFIKQLLRQGSNMCYIFAFMPRDINWQQERVYGYFLTESGKFERKMVPLPDVVYNRLPSRRAETSTAINQLRERFTRKKIPFFNWSFFDKSDIYRLLEGDSFASQHIPETHSSPEPDLIKDMLERHHFVYYKPSAGSLGHGIYRLTYLPKRGYFARYRQGGKNVLLRFSTFESLMRQLRSRNGRSLNSYVVQQGIRLIEIDGCPIDFRFHMHKNGNNQWVVVGIGAKKAGRGSVTTHLKNGGSLLTPQQALGRVFGAKADEVLQRAKQTAIRLAESLEIQHRHLIGEIGFDLGIDQDEDIWMFEANAKPGRSIFRHPSLRAEGKASIEHILEHCLYLSKFRRRDDM; this is translated from the coding sequence ATGGGTCTCACATTTTGCAATGTCCATTTCACCAAGCAGCCCCAAAGGGTCGTATACATCTCGGGGTCGCTGATGAAAAGCCTGAAGTTGTCCGGGAAGAAGAACATCCGGCTGCGGCTCGGCAAAGACGCCATTCCGGCGGTGATTAAACCGATTAAGCGCGCAGGCAAGCATCTTTTTCTGGCTTCGGGCGTTCAAGATGCTATCAAAGTGCCTAAATCGGGCAGCGTCTACTTACGGAACCTTCAGAACGACGAGGTTCAGCTCGGCCCGCTCGTTGGAGTCCTGTCTGACGGTCCGGCTGCTCCGGGTCAGCCGTTCGGTTCACGAACGGGCTTCATCAAGCAGCTGCTGCGCCAAGGCAGCAATATGTGCTACATCTTCGCGTTCATGCCCCGTGATATTAATTGGCAGCAGGAGCGCGTGTATGGTTACTTTCTGACGGAGAGCGGCAAGTTCGAACGCAAGATGGTGCCTCTGCCCGATGTCGTCTACAACCGCCTGCCCAGCAGGCGGGCGGAAACCTCCACGGCAATCAACCAGCTTCGGGAACGGTTTACCCGCAAGAAAATCCCTTTTTTCAACTGGAGCTTTTTCGACAAATCCGATATTTACCGGCTGCTTGAGGGTGACAGCTTCGCGAGCCAACACATCCCCGAAACGCACAGCAGCCCGGAACCCGACTTGATTAAGGATATGCTTGAGCGCCATCATTTTGTCTACTACAAGCCCTCGGCCGGCAGTCTAGGCCACGGCATTTACCGCTTGACCTATCTGCCCAAACGAGGCTATTTCGCCCGTTACCGCCAGGGAGGCAAAAATGTGCTGCTTCGCTTCTCCACCTTCGAGAGTCTGATGCGGCAGCTGCGGTCCCGAAATGGACGCAGCCTGAACAGCTACGTCGTTCAGCAGGGCATCCGGCTGATCGAAATCGACGGCTGCCCGATCGACTTCCGGTTCCATATGCATAAGAACGGCAATAACCAGTGGGTCGTGGTCGGGATCGGAGCGAAAAAAGCCGGGCGAGGCAGCGTAACCACCCATCTGAAGAACGGCGGCTCCCTTCTTACGCCGCAACAGGCCCTCGGCCGCGTATTCGGAGCCAAAGCGGACGAGGTGCTGCAGCGGGCGAAGCAGACGGCCATCCGGCTGGCGGAATCACTGGAAATCCAACACCGTCATCTGATTGGCGAGATCGGCTTCGATCTCGGCATCGACCAGGATGAAGATATCTGGATGTTCGAGGCCAATGCCAAACCCGGACGGTCTATCTTTCGCCATCCGTCCCTGCGCGCTGAAGGCAAGGCCTCCATCGAGCACATTCTGGAGCACTGCCTATACCTCAGCAAGTTCCGCAGGAGGGATGATATGTGA
- a CDS encoding YheC/YheD family protein, whose amino-acid sequence MNIRTDDKPVIAILTTSDKTRLFRGNHQNFRDIIRTGRELGYLAYVVTVRDLKLESSTVTGYVPGPGRSWTAVQLPFPQIIYNRIPTREDEAKPAVARKIAECLEHPGIRLYNPYFFNKWSLFEWLKGSNATSRHVPATRRLRSSRTLSSMLKTHTSLYLKPESGKAGKGIMRLKYYADGVLPYRLQIQTGKKNVTYKAASLERLWTRIGKERSGSLYIVQQAIELATCKGRPFDLRVLLQKNGRGGWAVTGIGARLAGSRSITTHVPRGGSVEDPSKMLEATFGPERTASILKNLSSTALLIARQIERASGYTLGEMSMDLGADDKGGLWFFEANSRPMKFDEPDIRKLSLERIFYYSQHLARQTAIIP is encoded by the coding sequence GTGAACATCCGGACAGATGACAAACCGGTCATCGCCATTCTGACGACCAGCGACAAGACCAGACTGTTCCGAGGCAATCATCAGAATTTTCGTGATATCATTCGCACCGGCAGAGAGCTCGGCTATCTCGCCTATGTCGTTACCGTTCGCGACCTGAAGCTGGAGAGCTCCACTGTTACCGGATACGTTCCGGGTCCGGGCAGGTCGTGGACCGCCGTCCAGCTGCCTTTCCCGCAGATCATTTACAACCGCATCCCAACCCGTGAGGATGAAGCCAAGCCCGCGGTGGCCCGTAAAATCGCCGAATGTCTGGAACACCCGGGCATTCGGCTGTACAATCCGTACTTTTTTAATAAATGGAGTCTATTCGAATGGCTCAAAGGCTCGAACGCCACTTCCCGTCATGTGCCGGCTACGAGACGGCTGAGAAGCTCACGAACACTGTCTTCGATGCTGAAGACCCACACCAGCCTGTATCTCAAGCCGGAGAGCGGCAAAGCCGGAAAAGGGATCATGCGGCTTAAATACTATGCCGATGGCGTTCTGCCGTACCGCCTGCAAATCCAAACCGGGAAAAAGAACGTAACGTATAAAGCGGCGTCGTTGGAACGCCTGTGGACCCGCATCGGAAAGGAACGCAGCGGCTCCCTTTATATTGTCCAGCAGGCGATTGAGCTTGCGACCTGTAAGGGGAGACCGTTCGACCTGCGCGTGCTTCTGCAGAAAAACGGCAGAGGCGGATGGGCGGTAACGGGCATCGGCGCAAGACTGGCGGGTTCCCGCAGCATTACGACCCATGTCCCGCGCGGCGGCAGCGTCGAAGACCCGTCCAAGATGCTGGAAGCGACGTTCGGCCCCGAACGGACCGCATCCATCCTGAAGAATCTCTCTTCCACCGCCCTGCTGATCGCACGGCAGATCGAGCGCGCTTCCGGCTATACGCTGGGCGAAATGTCCATGGACCTTGGAGCCGACGACAAAGGCGGACTGTGGTTCTTCGAAGCCAATTCCCGGCCGATGAAATTCGACGAACCGGACATCCGGAAGCTCTCGCTGGAACGAATCTTCTATTACAGCCAGCACCTGGCCCGCCAAACCGCAATCATCCCGTAA
- a CDS encoding HD-GYP domain-containing protein: MRLVPINRLQEGMRLGRKIYNDEGLVLLSDGVVLNSSLISRLSKIDIGYVYIHDALTEDVEIPNMLQDDTRNQALKTIRTQFQEMSSSSGITKGFYHLDKKFSKIMDSILDDMSGQEDPMIMLHDMHTTDNYLYTHSLNVCLYTLVLGIAHGYSRSELTMLGLGSLLHDIGKTQIPVKIVQKPGMLNDEEFRHMQAHTEIGFKILKDEPNIPLIVAHCALQHHERINGSGYPRGLLGPEIHEYAKWIGVADSYDAMTSSRVYKKAMLPHQAVEALYVGSGTLYEQPQLEIFRDRVAIYPIGLGVKLSTGESGVVVKIDPSLPHRPVVRVVEGPEREKIAPYELDLRQTLSVIISSVVE; this comes from the coding sequence TTGCGTTTGGTACCGATCAACCGGCTTCAAGAGGGGATGAGGCTGGGCAGAAAAATATACAACGATGAAGGACTGGTGCTGCTCTCGGACGGTGTGGTGCTGAACAGTTCGCTCATTAGCCGCTTGTCCAAGATAGATATCGGCTATGTATATATTCATGATGCGCTGACGGAAGATGTGGAAATTCCGAATATGCTTCAGGACGATACTCGTAATCAGGCGCTGAAGACAATACGCACTCAGTTTCAGGAAATGTCGAGCTCTTCCGGCATTACGAAAGGCTTTTATCATCTGGATAAAAAATTCTCGAAAATTATGGATTCCATTCTTGACGATATGTCCGGACAGGAAGATCCGATGATTATGCTGCACGACATGCACACTACCGACAATTACCTGTATACCCACTCACTGAACGTATGCCTTTATACCCTGGTGCTCGGAATTGCTCACGGCTACAGCCGCAGCGAATTAACAATGCTCGGCCTGGGCTCTCTGCTCCATGATATTGGCAAGACGCAGATCCCGGTCAAAATCGTCCAAAAACCGGGCATGCTAAACGATGAGGAATTTCGGCACATGCAGGCGCACACCGAGATCGGATTCAAGATTCTAAAGGACGAGCCGAACATTCCCCTGATTGTCGCCCATTGCGCATTGCAGCATCATGAGCGGATTAACGGGTCCGGCTATCCGCGCGGCCTTCTCGGCCCTGAGATTCACGAATACGCCAAATGGATCGGCGTGGCCGATTCCTATGACGCCATGACCTCCAGCCGTGTCTATAAAAAGGCCATGCTGCCGCACCAGGCGGTAGAGGCGCTTTATGTCGGTTCGGGTACGCTATACGAGCAGCCGCAGCTGGAGATTTTTCGTGACCGTGTGGCGATTTACCCGATTGGCTTGGGTGTCAAACTCAGCACCGGGGAGTCCGGAGTGGTCGTCAAGATCGACCCGAGTCTTCCCCACAGACCCGTTGTAAGGGTCGTTGAAGGCCCGGAGAGAGAGAAGATCGCTCCTTATGAACTCGATCTGCGCCAGACCCTGTCCGTAATCATTTCCAGCGTGGTGGAATAG
- a CDS encoding spore coat associated protein CotJA, which produces MNPQVSQERFYTPFRGPFDPCPPIPYKTYVVPPHLFLGFQPPNLPQFSLPEALRFGTLWPALFSPYSPQIRGGN; this is translated from the coding sequence TTGAATCCCCAGGTATCTCAAGAACGCTTCTATACGCCGTTTAGAGGGCCGTTCGACCCTTGCCCGCCGATTCCTTACAAGACCTATGTTGTTCCGCCTCATCTGTTTCTTGGCTTTCAACCGCCCAATCTGCCGCAGTTCAGTCTTCCGGAGGCGCTGAGATTCGGTACGCTCTGGCCTGCACTGTTTAGTCCGTATTCACCTCAAATCAGAGGGGGGAATTAA
- a CDS encoding manganese catalase family protein, translating into MWIYEKKLQYPVRVSKCDIRMAKYLTEQYGGADGELAAALRYMNQRYSIPDKIIGLLTDISTEELAHLEMIATMVYKLTKDATVEQLKEAGLGAHYANHDSALFYENAGGMPWTATYIQAKGDPIADLYEDIAAEEKARATYQWLINMTDDVDLQDSLKFLREREVVHSQRFREAVEILKEDQECKKMF; encoded by the coding sequence GTGTGGATATATGAAAAAAAGCTGCAGTATCCGGTAAGAGTGAGCAAGTGCGACATCCGGATGGCAAAATATCTGACCGAGCAGTATGGGGGCGCGGATGGGGAGCTGGCCGCCGCTCTACGCTATATGAATCAAAGATATTCCATCCCGGATAAGATTATCGGGTTACTTACCGACATTTCAACGGAAGAGCTGGCCCATTTGGAAATGATTGCAACCATGGTCTACAAGCTGACCAAAGACGCGACCGTAGAGCAGCTGAAGGAGGCTGGACTCGGCGCCCATTATGCCAACCATGACTCGGCTCTTTTTTACGAGAATGCTGGAGGCATGCCGTGGACGGCCACCTATATTCAGGCCAAAGGGGACCCGATTGCCGATCTGTACGAAGACATTGCCGCAGAGGAAAAAGCACGGGCTACATACCAGTGGCTGATCAACATGACCGATGATGTGGATCTGCAGGACAGTCTCAAATTCCTTAGGGAGCGGGAAGTTGTACATTCGCAGCGGTTTAGAGAAGCCGTCGAGATTCTCAAGGAAGATCAGGAGTGCAAGAAGATGTTCTGA
- a CDS encoding YheC/YheD family protein yields MPEPVLGILTLYLNNAKQLEEKSVYSKMITQGKRIGLDVFVFTPMDVDSGKQRINAMVFDPGTGRWSRKWRTFPDMIYDRCRIQRSERFQQLLRFRSRYSHLTFLNRPLRNKWTIHQTFSQKGRFRPHMPVTLLYHSSSDLHQMLKASPVIYIKPINGTGGRGILRIERLKEARGMFDIQGRRQNRRIIPPRKVSLPRLESIVRQWCIGGRFLIQQGIPLRLPNGRFHDYRMLVQKNSEGNWELTGIAGRVGAAKSVTSNLHGGGHAVKAETLLKEWLGSSEKAAKTLQTAEQLGLDAASFLEDSFGTLCELALDLAIDREGRVFVLEVNPKPAREVFSRAGERDTYHKALQQPLEYALWVYRTKLTPSSSKKIEE; encoded by the coding sequence GTGCCAGAGCCCGTCTTAGGTATTCTTACCCTATACCTGAACAACGCTAAGCAGCTCGAAGAGAAAAGCGTATACAGCAAAATGATCACCCAGGGCAAACGGATCGGCCTTGATGTCTTCGTGTTCACGCCGATGGATGTCGATAGCGGAAAGCAGCGGATTAATGCAATGGTATTCGATCCCGGAACGGGCAGATGGAGCCGTAAATGGCGGACCTTTCCCGACATGATCTACGACCGCTGTCGCATTCAGCGCAGCGAGCGGTTCCAGCAGCTGCTGCGCTTCCGCTCGCGTTACAGTCATCTTACCTTCCTGAACCGTCCGCTGCGCAACAAATGGACGATTCATCAGACATTCTCGCAAAAAGGCCGGTTCCGGCCGCATATGCCGGTTACACTGCTGTACCATTCTTCCTCGGATCTGCATCAAATGCTTAAGGCCAGCCCTGTAATTTATATCAAGCCGATAAACGGCACCGGCGGAAGAGGCATTCTGCGCATCGAGCGGCTCAAAGAGGCTCGCGGAATGTTCGATATCCAGGGCCGCCGCCAGAATCGCCGGATTATCCCGCCGCGCAAGGTGTCGCTGCCTCGGCTCGAGTCCATCGTACGCCAATGGTGCATCGGCGGTCGTTTCCTGATCCAGCAGGGGATTCCACTGCGCCTTCCGAACGGCCGATTCCACGATTACCGGATGCTCGTTCAGAAGAACAGCGAAGGCAATTGGGAGCTGACCGGAATAGCGGGCCGTGTAGGGGCGGCTAAAAGCGTGACCTCCAACCTGCACGGCGGCGGGCACGCTGTAAAAGCGGAGACGCTGCTCAAAGAATGGCTGGGCAGCAGCGAAAAAGCGGCAAAAACCTTGCAAACAGCCGAGCAGCTCGGACTGGATGCCGCTTCATTTCTGGAAGACAGCTTCGGCACTTTATGCGAGCTGGCGCTTGATCTTGCCATCGACCGGGAAGGCAGAGTCTTCGTGCTGGAGGTCAACCCCAAACCGGCCCGCGAGGTGTTCTCAAGAGCCGGCGAAAGGGACACCTACCACAAAGCGCTTCAGCAGCCGCTGGAATATGCGCTTTGGGTGTACCGCACGAAGCTGACGCCTTCATCCTCGAAGAAAATCGAGGAGTAA